CTTCATCAACTTGGTGCATGGTTAGAAATGAATGGCGAAGGGATTTACGAAACACGTCCAAGTGTACAACCTTCTATCAAATTAGACGAAGAAACAACAGTGTTCTTTACACAAAAAGAAGATGTGACATTTGCATTTTTAACAGGAAAAGTGACGCAACAATTGACACTTGAGTTGGACGAATTACAAGCAGTTCATAAAGTAGAAGCTTTAAATCCAGGTGATGATATTGAAGCGGGAATACACGGTACAACTGTTACGATTCGATTCAAACAACAAGCAGATACAGTAGCACACGGCTTTAAATTGATACATTAAAAATGATGTTTGACTAAAGGGAGGTCATCGTATGGTTGAGGTATTAAAAAACTATGTTAATGGTGAATTTTTAGAAGGTCATGCAGATGAAGTGATTGATGTTGTGAATCCATCGACTGAAGCAGTGATTGCGCAAGTGCCGACAGGGGATGTGGCGCTAGTTCATGAAGCGATTGAACATGCTGATGTGGCGCAACAAGCTTGGGCGACGTTAGCTGCTGTGGAACGTGGTGCTTATTTACGTGAAATCGCAAAAGGCATTCGTGAACGTGCTGCAGAAATTACGCAAACAATTATTCAAGAGGGCGGTAAAGTGCATGCGCTAGCGGAAACTGAAGTGTATTTTACTGCGGATTACTTAGATTATATGGCTGAGTGGGCACGTCGTTATGAAGGTGAAATTATTCAAAGTGATCGCCAAGATGAACATATTTTCTTGTATAAGAAGCCGCTTGGTGTGACGACGGGTATTTTACCGTGGAACTTCCCATTTTTCCTAATTGCGCGTAAAATGGCACCTGCTTTATTAACAGGGAATACGATTGTCATTAAGCCGTCTGTGGAAACGCCGATTAATGCACAAATTTTTGCTGAAATTGTGCATGCGTCTGGTTTGCCGAAAGGGGTCTTCAACTTAATTAACGGTTCAGGTCGTATCCTTGGTGAAGTGTTAGCGAACAATGACAAAGTTGCACTCGTGTCGTTAACAGGAAGTGAGCCAGCTGGTAAAGCAGTGATGGCTTCTGCAAGTAAAACGTTAACGAAAGTCAATTTAGAACTTGGTGGTAAAGCGCCGGCTATCGTATTTGAAGATGCAGATTTAGATGCTGCGGTTGAAAATATTGTCGCATCTCGTATCATCAATACAGGTCAAGTGTGTAACTGTGCAGAACGTGTATATGTGCATGAAAATGTGAAGGCAGCATTTACAGAAAAGCTTGTTGAAAAAATGGCAAGTGTGCAATACAGCGATCCAAACGTGCATCAAGACAGTGCAATGGGACCATTGATCAGCAAAAAGGCACAAGCGAATGTCCATCGTCTCGTCGAAGGTGCGATTGAAGCGGGAGGCAAACTTTTACTCGGTGGTGAGTTGCCGACAGAAAAAGGTTACTATTATCCACCAACAGTGATTGATGGTTGTTCGAACGATATGGAGATTGTCCAAGAAGAAATTTTTGGTCCAGTTTTACCATTAATTACGTTCAAAACTTTTGATGAAGTAATTGAAAAAGCGAACGATACGAAATACGGTTTAACATCTTCTGTATATACGAAAGATTTACAAACTGCATTTAAAGCAGTGGATCGTCTTGAATTTGGTGAAACGTACATTAACCGTGAAAATTTTGAAGCGATGCAAGGTTTCCATGCTGGGGTGAAACATTCTGGTATCGGTGGTGCTGATGGTAAGCATGGTTTAGAAGAATATTTACGTACGCATATCGTCTACATGCAATTATAAAAAAGCGAGGGCTGGGCACTTATGAAATGTCCCAGTCCTCTTCATGTTTAAGGGGGTTAAGGTATGGTGGGTATGACCGTCCGAGAATTTGTCAACAATGCTACGATGTCACTTTTAATCTTAGCGTCATCTCGTTGAATTGTGGCATTGGAATTCATCGGATAATTTGTGTTGTAACTCAGTTGTCAAGGTTAAGGCAAACAATTATACGCCTACTTCTTCCCATGCAGCTTCGACTTGACTTGCTACGTCTTCACCATATAAGTCTAATGCTGAACGTACTAATGACACTTTGGCATCTGCAAAGTTTGAAGTAGAAGTTAAGTAAGTTGTTAATGCTCTGTAATAAATTTGTTCAGCTTGTTGTTGACCGATTTTATCAACAGTAAGGTAAGCAGCTTTATTCGGAATACCTGAGTTCGTATGTACACCACCATGGTCACTTGATGTGTTGACATAGTCTCTCATATGGCCCGGTTGGTTAAATTGTTCTGGATTTGACATGCTGCGTAATGCATCACCCGGGCGACCTGGTGTATACACATCTTCACCGATTAAGGCATCGTCTGGATCCATAAAGTAAGCAAATGTGTCAGACATACTTTCGTTCAAAGCACCTGGTTGGCCACGGTAAACAAGTCCAGCTGTCTCTTGTGTCACACCGTGTGTAATTTCATGTGCAACGACGTCATCTGCACCAGATAATGCTGTAAATGTAGTGCCATCGCCATCACCGTAAATCATTTTGTCA
Above is a genomic segment from Staphylococcus delphini containing:
- the aldA gene encoding aldehyde dehydrogenase, with translation MVEVLKNYVNGEFLEGHADEVIDVVNPSTEAVIAQVPTGDVALVHEAIEHADVAQQAWATLAAVERGAYLREIAKGIRERAAEITQTIIQEGGKVHALAETEVYFTADYLDYMAEWARRYEGEIIQSDRQDEHIFLYKKPLGVTTGILPWNFPFFLIARKMAPALLTGNTIVIKPSVETPINAQIFAEIVHASGLPKGVFNLINGSGRILGEVLANNDKVALVSLTGSEPAGKAVMASASKTLTKVNLELGGKAPAIVFEDADLDAAVENIVASRIINTGQVCNCAERVYVHENVKAAFTEKLVEKMASVQYSDPNVHQDSAMGPLISKKAQANVHRLVEGAIEAGGKLLLGGELPTEKGYYYPPTVIDGCSNDMEIVQEEIFGPVLPLITFKTFDEVIEKANDTKYGLTSSVYTKDLQTAFKAVDRLEFGETYINRENFEAMQGFHAGVKHSGIGGADGKHGLEEYLRTHIVYMQL